The following proteins are encoded in a genomic region of Musa acuminata AAA Group cultivar baxijiao chromosome BXJ2-11, Cavendish_Baxijiao_AAA, whole genome shotgun sequence:
- the LOC135627261 gene encoding uncharacterized protein LOC135627261, translating into MTRTAPGGSSSSSSFSSSPSVSPRNRLKFLCSYGGKILPHPSENHLRYVGGDTRVLVVTRSISFSELKERIQEMFHCCVAIKYELVAKDVEALVSVTCDEDLAYMLDEYDRLDARQPRFRLFLFPSPSSNLTAATADDQRQVGGVPGSPRRPISAASSSATSTIDGQASILALRLNALTANDGGGGTHRVHSAPNLRGGGLLSQIANGAAGQYHHNHPEQHVLRRQKSSGASSYGSHAAGGSRALRACGAKLREVCRCGGGCRVTWVPQPAAVGGLHYSDRRGMCFGHAEESSSRRLSRCSWPPPKPVR; encoded by the exons ATGACGAGAACAGCGCCAGGaggctcctcctcctcgtcctctttctcctcttcacCCTCGGTGTCCCCCAGGAATCGCCTGAAGTTCCTCTGCAGCTACGGCGGCAAGATCCTCCCCCATCCCTCCGAAAACCACCTCAGGTACGTCGGCGGCGACACTCGCGTCCTCGTCGTCACACGCTCCATCTCCTTCTCGG AGCTCAAGGAAAGGATCCAGGAGATGTTCCACTGCTGCGTAGCGATCAAGTACGAGCTGGTGGCCAAGGACGTGGAAGCCCTCGTCTCCGTCACCTGCGACGAGGACCTTGCCTACATGCTCGACGAGTACGACCGCCTCGACGCGCGGCAACCCCGCTTCCGCCTCTTCCTGTTCCCCTCGCCTTCCTCCAATCTCACCGCCGCCACCGCCGACGACCAGCGCCAGGTCGGCGGCGTTCCGGGAAGCCCTCGGCGCCCCatctccgccgcctcctcctcagcTACCTCCACCATCGACGGCCAGGCCTCCATCCTCGCCCTTCGTCTCAACGCCCTCACCGCCAATGACGGTGGCGGAGGGACGCATCGGGTCCATAGCGCGCCCAACCTGCGAGGCGGCGGATTGCTGAGCCAGATCGCCAATGGTGCCGCTGGCCAGTACCACCACAATCACCCCGAGCAGCACGTCCTCCGCCGACAGAAGAGCTCTGGGGCATCATCGTACGGGTCTCATGCCGCCGGGGGGAGCCGGGCCCTGAGGGCATGTGGGGCCAAACTGCGCGAGGTCTGCAGGTGCGGTGGCGGGTGCCGAGTGACGTGGGTGCCGCAGCCGGCGGCGGTGGGCGGTCTCCACTACAGCGACCGGCGAGGCATGTGCTTTGGGCACGCGGAGGAGTCGTCCTCTCGCCGGTTATCGAGGTGCAGCTGGCCGCCTCCGAAGCCTGTCAGGTAG
- the LOC103972688 gene encoding putative pentatricopeptide repeat-containing protein At5g52630, which yields MPLRHPLHRPTAISPSSVLLLRRTFSLLHAFADPYSLSAALRACSAASLLRPGQQAHALAVTSSLASNPLVAARLVDMYSACHRLAAAALVFDSAEPSALSNRVLWSTLIVGLVQNGDARSAMERFRSMRAGAVETNHFTLPTVLSACASERAIRFGRQVHGCAVRAGFCSSPFVQSSLVSLYSNCADLGSAKRVLESSDSDDPISWNALIVNCTRGSLHADALSLFAEMHRRGLALDEFTYPSALNSAAYMGDLGTGGCIHCLVLLSGFDSHMHVANALVDMYGKLGSLNCAQGVFDRMPRRDVVTWTSLLVGLVRQGSHDVALQLYSDMRAHGVDPDEFATAAVLSSCAGSTALELGRQVHAASARRGIDTFLSVSNSLISMYARSGSINDACAVFDASPRRDAITWTALIVGCAQNGRGRDSLRLYDEMLEAGVRPDYVTFIGLLFSCSHAGLVEPGRAHFESMEKVYGIAPGPEHYACMIDLLGRSGRVEEAVDLLEGMSGKPDATVWKALLAACRVHRNAGLAERAAERLFELAPADAVPYVMLSNVYSAAGRWGDVARVRSLMRARGVSKEPGRSWMEQDGAVHVFRAGEREHERAAEIFAKVAEMMQRIEEEGHTADTGFALHDEGEEEKAAELAHHSERLAVAWALISVPRGKPIRVYKNLRVCGDCHTTLKLVAKVYERTIVLRDANCFHHMREGFCSCGDYW from the coding sequence ATGCCCCTTCGCCACCCCTTGCATCGCCCCACCGCCATCTCCCCCTCCTCCGTCCTCCTTTTGCGCCGCACCTTTTCGCTTCTCCATGCGTTCGCCGATCCCTACTCCCTCTCCGCGGCCCTCCGAGCCTGCTCCGCCGCCTCCCTCCTCCGCCCCGGGCAGCAAGCCCATGCCCTCGCCGTTACCTCCTCCCTCGCCAGCAACCCCCTCGTTGCCGCGCGCCTCGTCGACATGTACTCCGCTTGCCACCGTCTCGCCGCCGCTGCCCTCGTCTTCGACTCTGCCGAGCCCTCGGCCCTATCCAATCGCGTCCTCTGGTCCACTCTTATCGTGGGTCTCGTCCAGAACGGCGACGCCCGCAGCGCCATGGAGCGGTTCCGCAGCATGCGGGCGGGGGCCGTCGAGACCAACCATTTCACTCTTCCGACCGTCCTCTCTGCCTGCGCTTCCGAGAGAGCGATTCGCTTCGGCCGCCAGGTTCACGGCTGTGCAGTCCGTGCCGGCTTCTGCTCCAGTCCCTTCGTCCAGAGCTCGCTTGTTAGCCTCTACTCCAACTGCGCCGACCTCGGCAGCGCCAAGCGGGTCCTCGAGTCATCGGACTCGGACGACCCGATCTCGTGGAACGCCCTGATCGTTAACTGTACGCGTGGCTCGTTGCACGCGGATGCACTATCCTTGTTCGCCGAAATGCACCGCCGGGGCCTCGCGTTGGACGAGTTCACCTACCCCTCCGCCCTGAATTCCGCCGCCTACATGGGCGACTTGGGCACCGGCGGATGCATCCACTGCCTAGTCCTACTGAGCGGCTTCGATTCCCATATGCACGTGGCGAACGCCTTGGTGGACATGTACGGCAAGCTGGGGAGCCTCAACTGCGCCCAAGGAGTGTTCGACCGAATGCCAAGGAGGGACGTTGTGACGTGGACCTCACTGCTCGTGGGCCTCGTCCGCCAGGGGTCGCACGACGTGGCCCTCCAACTTTACTCCGATATGCGCGCCCATGGGGTCGATCCGGACGAGTTCGCCACGGCAGCGGTGCTGAGTTCCTGCGCGGGTTCGACCGCTCTTGAGCTGGGCCGGCAGGTGCACGCCGCGAGCGCACGCCGCGGCATCGACACGTTCCTCTCGGTTTCCAACTCGTTGATCAGCATGTACGCCAGGAGCGGGTCCATCAACGATGCCTGCGCGGTGTTCGACGCCTCGCCCCGCCGCGATGCCATCACGTGGACCGCTCTGATCGTGGGATGCGCCCAGAATGGGCGGGGCAGGGATTCCCTCCGTCTCTACGACGAGATGCTCGAGGCCGGGGTCCGGCCGGACTACGTGACCTTCATCGGATTGCTATTCTCGTGCAGCCACGCCGGTCTGGTCGAGCCCGGTCGAGCTCATTTCGAATCGATGGAGAAGGTCTACGGTATAGCCCCCGGGCCGGAGCACTACGCGTGCATGATCGATCTGCTGGGCCGGTCCGGGCGGGTGGAGGAGGCGGTCGATCTGCTGGAGGGGATGAGCGGCAAACCGGATGCGACGGTGTGGAAGGCACTACTGGCGGCGTGTCGGGTGCACCGGAATGCGGGGCTAGCGGAGCGAGCGGCGGAGCGGCTCTTCGAGCTGGCACCGGCGGACGCAGTGCCGTACGTGATGCTTTCGAACGTGTACTCTGCGGCGGGGCGGTGGGGCGACGTGGCACGGGTCAGGTCTCTGATGAGGGCTCGTGGGGTGAGCAAGGAGCCCGGGCGGAGCTGGATGGAGCAGGACGGAGCCGTGCACGTGTTTCGGGCGGGGGAGCGGGAGCACGAGCGGGCTGCAGAGATCTTCGCCAAGGTGGCGGAGATGATGCAGAGGATAGAAGAGGAGGGGCACACAGCGGACACGGGGTTCGCCCTGCATGacgaaggggaggaggagaaggccgcTGAGCTAGCGCACCACAGTGAGAGGCTGGCCGTGGCCTGGGCTCTCATCAGTGTCCCACGAGGGAAGCCCATCCGGGTGTACAAGAACCTCCGGGTGTGCGGCGACTGCCACACGACCCTCAAGCTGGTCGCCAAGGTGTACGAGAGGACCATCGTGCTGAGAGATGCCAATTGCTTCCACCATATGAGGGAAGGCTTCTGCTCTTGTGGCGACTATTGGTGA
- the LOC135627038 gene encoding uncharacterized protein LOC135627038 isoform X2: MDVWALNLKTAGGLFVLGATRKHDRGGLMALRWAAAGWRVVGGDDSLSGGIEVRVRLRRSSSSASGIRSVVVRASGKKKNDHGNHSSSGNSDSSVPEEDDLDGNIPHYNKSKFDDSTMSNHSLSDWRDFRANLVAQEQDTASIEPPQRLGLKWAHSIPVPETGCVLVATEKLDGVPSFERTVVLLLRLGSRDSRDGPFGVILNRPLHRKIKDMKPSNINLATIFADCSVHFGGPLEANMFLLRMGVGAPLPGLEEVISGVCFGGRNSLGEAAALVKKGVLRPQDFRFFVGYAGWQFDQLLDEIESDYWVVAACSSHLIDGATVGGPSSSNLWEEILQLMGGQYSDLSRKPKQDNS, from the exons ATGGACGTGTGGGCTCTCAACCTCAAGACCGCAGGAGGGTTATTCGTCCTTGGGGCGACCAGGAAGCACGATAGGGGGGGCTTGATGGCGCTGCGGTGGGCCGCCGCCGGGTGGAGGGTCGTCGGCGGCGATGATTCCCTCTCCGGAGGGATAGAGGTTCGTGTGAGACTGAGGAGGTCCAGTTCGTCTGCGTCCGGGATCCGGTCGGTTGTGGTGAGGGCCAGCGGAAAGAAGAAGAACGACCACGGAAACCACTCTTCTTCTG GGAATAGTGATTCTTCAGTTCCTGAAGaagatgatcttgatggaaacaTTCCACATTACAACAAATCAAAATTCGATGACTCCACTATGTCCAATCATTCATTGTCAGATTGGCGAGATTTCAGAGCAAATCTTGTTGCCCAGGAGCAG GACACGGCCTCAATTGAGCCACCCCAACGGCTTGGTCTGAAGTGGGCACACTCTATTCCTGTACCGGAGACTGGATGTGTATTAGTTGCCACAGAAAAGCTTGATGGAGTCCCCAGCTTCGAGAGAACTGTTGTCCTTCTTCTCAGATTAGGATCGAGAGACTCTAGAGATGGTCCCTTTGGAGTCATTCTGAACCGGCCTCTGCATAGGAAGATCAAGGACATGAAACCATCAAACATTAACCTTGCAACCATCTTCGCAGACTGTTCTGTTCATTTTGGGGGACCGCTTGAGGCTAACATGTTCCTGTTGAGGATGGGCGTTGGAGCACCGCTTCCAGGTCTTGAGGAGGTGATCTCAGGTGTTTGCTTTGGTGGCAGGAACAGCCTCGGTGAAGCTGCTGCGCTCGTCAAGAAAGGAGTGCTGAGGCCTCAAGATTTTAGATTCTTTGTGGGCTACGCCGGCTGGCAGTTTGATCAGTTATTGGATGAGATTGAGTCCGACTACTGGGTTGTCGCCGCCTGCAGCTCACATCTGATCGACGGAGCAACTGTGGGTGGTCCTTCTTCATCAAACTTGTGGGAGGAGATTTTGCAGCTCATGGGAGGACAATATTCCGATTTGAGCAGGAAGCCAAAACAAGATAACTCCTAA
- the LOC135627038 gene encoding uncharacterized protein LOC135627038 isoform X1, producing the protein MDVWALNLKTAGGLFVLGATRKHDRGGLMALRWAAAGWRVVGGDDSLSGGIEVRVRLRRSSSSASGIRSVVVRASGKKKNDHGNHSSSGNSDSSVPEEDDLDGNIPHYNKSKFDDSTMSNHSLSDWRDFRANLVAQEQEQLIDSGTACKDTASIEPPQRLGLKWAHSIPVPETGCVLVATEKLDGVPSFERTVVLLLRLGSRDSRDGPFGVILNRPLHRKIKDMKPSNINLATIFADCSVHFGGPLEANMFLLRMGVGAPLPGLEEVISGVCFGGRNSLGEAAALVKKGVLRPQDFRFFVGYAGWQFDQLLDEIESDYWVVAACSSHLIDGATVGGPSSSNLWEEILQLMGGQYSDLSRKPKQDNS; encoded by the exons ATGGACGTGTGGGCTCTCAACCTCAAGACCGCAGGAGGGTTATTCGTCCTTGGGGCGACCAGGAAGCACGATAGGGGGGGCTTGATGGCGCTGCGGTGGGCCGCCGCCGGGTGGAGGGTCGTCGGCGGCGATGATTCCCTCTCCGGAGGGATAGAGGTTCGTGTGAGACTGAGGAGGTCCAGTTCGTCTGCGTCCGGGATCCGGTCGGTTGTGGTGAGGGCCAGCGGAAAGAAGAAGAACGACCACGGAAACCACTCTTCTTCTG GGAATAGTGATTCTTCAGTTCCTGAAGaagatgatcttgatggaaacaTTCCACATTACAACAAATCAAAATTCGATGACTCCACTATGTCCAATCATTCATTGTCAGATTGGCGAGATTTCAGAGCAAATCTTGTTGCCCAGGAGCAG GAGCAACTTATCGACTCTGGCACTGCTTGCAAGGACACGGCCTCAATTGAGCCACCCCAACGGCTTGGTCTGAAGTGGGCACACTCTATTCCTGTACCGGAGACTGGATGTGTATTAGTTGCCACAGAAAAGCTTGATGGAGTCCCCAGCTTCGAGAGAACTGTTGTCCTTCTTCTCAGATTAGGATCGAGAGACTCTAGAGATGGTCCCTTTGGAGTCATTCTGAACCGGCCTCTGCATAGGAAGATCAAGGACATGAAACCATCAAACATTAACCTTGCAACCATCTTCGCAGACTGTTCTGTTCATTTTGGGGGACCGCTTGAGGCTAACATGTTCCTGTTGAGGATGGGCGTTGGAGCACCGCTTCCAGGTCTTGAGGAGGTGATCTCAGGTGTTTGCTTTGGTGGCAGGAACAGCCTCGGTGAAGCTGCTGCGCTCGTCAAGAAAGGAGTGCTGAGGCCTCAAGATTTTAGATTCTTTGTGGGCTACGCCGGCTGGCAGTTTGATCAGTTATTGGATGAGATTGAGTCCGACTACTGGGTTGTCGCCGCCTGCAGCTCACATCTGATCGACGGAGCAACTGTGGGTGGTCCTTCTTCATCAAACTTGTGGGAGGAGATTTTGCAGCTCATGGGAGGACAATATTCCGATTTGAGCAGGAAGCCAAAACAAGATAACTCCTAA
- the LOC135627039 gene encoding PHD finger protein ALFIN-LIKE 8-like isoform X1, whose amino-acid sequence MDEDEVARVSRTPEEVFRDFRGRRAGMIKALTTDVDKFYQQCDPEKENLCLYGFPNETWEVNLPAEEVPPELPEPALGINFARDGMAEKDWLSLVAVHSDAWLLAVAFYFGARFGFDKESRRQLHNMINNLPTIYEVVTGTVKQQSREKNPNGTSKSNKSSSKKAEPQKSSKMPPSKEEDGSRVEDAEENEEEHENTLCGACGDNYANDEFWICCDMCEKWFHGKCVRITPARAEHIKQYKCPSCSNNKRGRA is encoded by the exons ATGGACGAAGACGAGGTGGCGCGCGTCTCTCGCACGCCCGAGGAGGTTTTCCGCGACTTCAGAGGCCGCCGTGCCGGCATGATCAAGGCCCTCACTACTG ACGTCGACAAGTTCTACCAACAGTGTGATCCAG AAAAAGAGAATTTATGCCTTTATGGATTTCCTAACGAGACTTGGGAAGTAAATTTGCCAGCGGAGGAAGTGCCACCAGAACTCCCTGAGCCTGCCTTAGGAATTAATTTTGCTAGGGATGGAATGGCAGAAAAAGATTGGTTGTCACTAGTTGCAGTCCACAGTGATGCATGGTTACTCGCTGTTGCTTTCTATTTTGGGGCACGTTTTGGGTTTGACAAAGAGTCAAG GAGGCAGCTACATAATATGATAAACAATCTCCCCACCATATATGAAGTCGTAACTGGAACTGTCAAGCAGCAGTCCAGAGAGAAGAACCCTAATGGCACCAGTAAGAGCAATAAATCAAGCTCTAAGAAG GCAGAGCCACAGAAGTCATCAAAGATGCCTCCTTCCAAAGAGGAGGATGGTAGCAGGGTGGAGGATGCGGAGGAAAACGAGGAGGAGCATGAGAACACCTTGTGCGGTGCATGCGGGGACAATTATGCCAATGATGAGTTCTGGATATGTTGCGACATGTGTGAAAAGTGGTTCCACGGAAAGTGTGTGAGGATCACACCTGCACGGGCTGAGCACATCAAGCAGTACAAGTGCCCGAGTTGCAGCAACAATAAGAGGGGTAGGGCATGA
- the LOC135627039 gene encoding PHD finger protein ALFIN-LIKE 8-like isoform X2 yields MDEDEVARVSRTPEEVFRDFRGRRAGMIKALTTDVDKFYQQCDPAEEVPPELPEPALGINFARDGMAEKDWLSLVAVHSDAWLLAVAFYFGARFGFDKESRRQLHNMINNLPTIYEVVTGTVKQQSREKNPNGTSKSNKSSSKKAEPQKSSKMPPSKEEDGSRVEDAEENEEEHENTLCGACGDNYANDEFWICCDMCEKWFHGKCVRITPARAEHIKQYKCPSCSNNKRGRA; encoded by the exons ATGGACGAAGACGAGGTGGCGCGCGTCTCTCGCACGCCCGAGGAGGTTTTCCGCGACTTCAGAGGCCGCCGTGCCGGCATGATCAAGGCCCTCACTACTG ACGTCGACAAGTTCTACCAACAGTGTGATCCAG CGGAGGAAGTGCCACCAGAACTCCCTGAGCCTGCCTTAGGAATTAATTTTGCTAGGGATGGAATGGCAGAAAAAGATTGGTTGTCACTAGTTGCAGTCCACAGTGATGCATGGTTACTCGCTGTTGCTTTCTATTTTGGGGCACGTTTTGGGTTTGACAAAGAGTCAAG GAGGCAGCTACATAATATGATAAACAATCTCCCCACCATATATGAAGTCGTAACTGGAACTGTCAAGCAGCAGTCCAGAGAGAAGAACCCTAATGGCACCAGTAAGAGCAATAAATCAAGCTCTAAGAAG GCAGAGCCACAGAAGTCATCAAAGATGCCTCCTTCCAAAGAGGAGGATGGTAGCAGGGTGGAGGATGCGGAGGAAAACGAGGAGGAGCATGAGAACACCTTGTGCGGTGCATGCGGGGACAATTATGCCAATGATGAGTTCTGGATATGTTGCGACATGTGTGAAAAGTGGTTCCACGGAAAGTGTGTGAGGATCACACCTGCACGGGCTGAGCACATCAAGCAGTACAAGTGCCCGAGTTGCAGCAACAATAAGAGGGGTAGGGCATGA
- the LOC135627448 gene encoding NAC domain-containing protein 35-like — translation MRGDDDKDGHEHDLVMPGFRFHPTEEELIEFYLRRKVEGKRFSVELITYLDLYRYDPWELPALATIGDKEWFFYVPRDRKYRNGDRPNRVATSGYWKATGADRTIRTENHRSIGLKKTLVFYSGKAPKGIRTSWTMNEYRLPHGETDPYMRTEISLCRVYKRAAVEDRRQLPGTLASEPSRSRESRMEKEHFFCSSTPVMEMTPQAPGGAPSNNLSSPVLSTLYSTTDSIASLSSTTSTEEHKSRFHQYSKNSVSVLIPANSLLTSTLDIEELNKLASYGRSLMNQPSQHLPVISAENIWEDWWNPLPEVGKDYSGFE, via the exons ATGAGAGGAGACGATGACAAGGATGGGCATGAGCACGATCTCGTGATGCCCGGATTCCGCTTCCACCCAACCGAGGAGGAACTGATCGAGTTCTATCTCCGCCGCAAGGTCGAGGGAAAGCGATTCAGTGTAGAGCTCATAACTTACCTCGATCTGTACCGCTACGACCCATGGGAGCTTCCAG CACTAGCCACGATCGGAGACAAGGAATGGTTCTTTTACGTTCCTAGAGATCGAAAGTACAGAAACGGGGATCGACCCAACCGCGTCGCCACATCAGGCTACTGGAAGGCAACCGGTGCAGACCGAACGATCCGAACGGAGAACCACCGCTCCATCGGGTTGAAGAAGACCCTGGTCTTCTACTCAGGGAAAGCTCCAAAAGGCATCAGAACAAGCTGGACCATGAACGAGTATCGTTTGCCACACGGCGAGACAGACCCGTATATGAGG ACTGAAATCTCACTCTGCCGCGTGTATAAAAGAGCTGCAGTAGAAGACCGTCGCCAGCTTCCCGGAACACTCGCTTCCGAGCCATCACGCTCACGAGAGTCTAGAATGGAGAAAGAACACTTCTTTTGTTCATCGACACCGGTCATGGAGATGACACCACAAGCGCCGGGTGGAGCTCCAAGCAACAACTTATCCTCCCCTGTATTGTCGACACTATACAGCACGACCGACTCGATAGCTTCGTTGAGCTCAACTACATCAACGGAAGAACACAAGTCTCGGTTTCACCAATATTCCAAGAACAGTGTCAGCGTTCTGATACCCGCAAACTCCCTTCTCACTTCCACACTTGACATCGAAGAGCTCAACAAGTTAGCAAGTTACGGCCGAAGCTTGATGAACCAACCGAGTCAGCATCTGccggtgatctcagctgagaatatatgGGAGGACTGGTGGAATCCTCTTCCGGAGGTTGGTAAGGATTATAGTGGCTTCGAGTGA
- the LOC135627167 gene encoding premnaspirodiene oxygenase-like — protein sequence MELLGTKRIRSFTSIRTEETLDLMRDISRSETEHIDLSEKLFGLANAIVCRAAFGKRWDRRERFVTIIKETFDLLGGLCLADTFPSLNFLDILTGSMSKMQRVRRQMDDILGEVIKEHEVKAATSNSERVDEVDLVDVLLRLKDDPKLEIPMTTDNVKAVILDMFIAGTETSSTVVEWAMSELIRNPSIMERAQEEVREAMKGKNRVEDSDTSELKYMKLIIKETMRLHPPAPLLQRRCRETCEVMGYEIEAGTCVFVNAWAIGRDPRHWDDAETFKPERFQGSSIGFNGLDLECLPFGAGRRICPGIGFGLAVVELALASLLLHFDWKLPDGMKPEELDMRETRGLVASRKTELKLMATTRIPLPATI from the exons ATGGAGCTGCTCGGCACCAAGCGCATCCGATCCTTTACCTCCATCAGGACGGAGGAGACCCTCGACCTGATGAGAGACATCTCGAGATCAGAAACAGAACACATCGACCTGAGCGAGAAGCTGTTCGGTCTCGCCAACGCCATCGTCTGCCGAGCGGCGTTTGGCAAACGATGGGATCGCCGAGAGAGGTTCGTCACGATCATCAAGGAGACGTTCGACCTGCTCGGTGGCTTGTGCTTGGCCGACACGTTTCCGTCGCTCAACTTTCTCGACATCCTCACGGGTTCCATGTCGAAGATGCAGCGCGTACGCCGACAAATGGATGACATCCTGGGCGAGGTAATCAAAGAGCACGAGGTTAAGGCCGCCACGAGCAACAGTGAGCGTGTCGACGAGGTGGACTTGGTCGACGTGCTGCTGAGGCTCAAAGACGATCCCAAACTGGAAATTCCCATGACGACGGACAACGTAAAGGCCGTGATCTTG GACATGTTCATTGCAGGCACAGAGACCTCATCGACTGTCGTTGAATGGGCCATGTCGGAGCTTATAAGGAACCCCTCGATCATGGAGAGAGCGCAGGAGGAAGTGAGGGAAGCCATGAAAGGAAAGAACAGAGTCGAAGACAGTGACACATCCGAGCTGAAGTAcatgaagttaataataaaggaGACGATGAGGCTTCACCCACCGGCCCCCTTGTTACAAAGACGATGCAGGGAGACGTGCGAAGTCATGGGTTACGAGATAGAAGCCGGCACTTGTGTGTTCGTCAATGCATGGGCAATCGGTAGAGATCCACGGCACTGGGACGACGCCGAGACCTTCAAGCCGGAGAGGTTCCAAGGCAGTTCCATAGGTTTCAATGGATTGGATCTCGAGTGCTTGCCGTTCGGAGCTGGCCGAAGGATATGCCCGGGGATCGGGTTCGGCCTCGCCGTTGTGGAACTCGCCTTGGCTAGTCTCCTCTTACACTTCGACTGGAAGCTGCCCGATGGGATGAAACCAGAGGAACTCGACATGCGTGAGACCAGAGGACTAGTCGCATCAAGGAAAACTGAGCTGAAGTTGATGGCTACAACACGAATTCCTCTACCCGCCACAATCTGA